The region CGCGCTCTGCGCGCGCCCCGAATTCTGCTACCTGAAGGTAAACCTGAAATGAGCAACACCACCCTGCGCAATGCCCTGGTCCTGTCCGTGCTGGTCAACGTCGGCGTGCTCGCCGGCCTTGGCTGGCAGAAACTCAGTCGCGATGGCCTGCCGATGCCCTCCGGCGCACCGACCGAGCTGTCGCGCGAGCTGCAACTGAGCGCCAGCCAGCTGCAGCGCTGGCACGATGCCGAGGCGCCGTTCCTGGCCTACCTGCGCGCCTCCAACGCCAGCCTCGGCGAACACCGCAACCGGCTGATCGAGGCGATCTTCGCCGAACAGGTGGACCGCACGGTGATCGACGCCG is a window of Pseudomonas sp. gcc21 DNA encoding:
- a CDS encoding periplasmic heavy metal sensor; the encoded protein is MSNTTLRNALVLSVLVNVGVLAGLGWQKLSRDGLPMPSGAPTELSRELQLSASQLQRWHDAEAPFLAYLRASNASLGEHRNRLIEAIFAEQVDRTVIDAEQAKIAELQNEQQRLLIDQLLQEREILEPQQRARLAQVLTQQSFGADSIEQLHRK